The nucleotide window ACAAAACAACTTTCCAGGCGATTTTTCTGTAGAAATAAAACAAAGCAGCCGATAAAAAGAGCAAAGGCAAAGTATTATGGTAAAGATGTAAAATATCAGCATGTATCAACGGACTTAATACAATCCCGGGGATACCATCTATCGATCTTGGAATTATTCCCAAGGTTTTGATGGGTGGAAACACTCTCACCTGAAACCAAAACACAAGCCAAATAAGCATGACGAAAAAAACCGGATAAGCAATTACCCCAGTGGAATATCTTATGTGTGTACCTGTTTTAGCCATTTAATTTTGATAGTCAAAGATGTAACCAATATTATTACCAATGAAAAATTGTCAGTCCTAATTTCGTAATTTTATCCGATGAATGAGCCACTTGCAGAACGACTTCGACCCAAAACCTTAGAAGATTATTTAAGCCAACCACATTTAATTGGGGATAACGGAGTAATCAAGCAACAGATAAAACAAGGGGCAATAGCCTCTATGATTTTATGGGGGCCTCCAGGAACGGGAAAAACAACCTTGGCTAATTTAATTGCACATGCTTCAGGTCGTCCGTTTTACACCTTAAGTGCTATTAATTCAGGGGTAAAAGATGTACGGGAGGTAATAGAAAAAGCTAAAAATAGTGGTGGTTTATTTACAACCAAGAATCCCATTTTATTTATAGACGAAATTCATCGGTTTAGTAAATCCCAACAAGACAGTTTATTGCAAGCAGTGGAAAAAGGTTGGGTAACTTTAATTGGAGCCACTACAGAAAACCCAAGTTTTGAAGTTATCCCTGCCCTTCTCTCTCGTTGCCAAGTTTACATTTTAAACCCTTTTTCCAAGGAAAATTTAGAAACTCTTTTAAAAAGAGCAATTTCAAGAGATGACCTACTTTCTAAGAGATCAATAGACATTAAGGAAACTGAGGCTCTAATAAGACTTAGTGGTGGTGATGCTCGAAAATTGCTTAATATTTTTGAGTTGATTATCAATACATTTCCACCTGCAGAAAAAATTGAAATCACTAATGAGATTGTGCTTCAAAAAATTCAACAGAACGTAGCTCGATATGACAAAACAGGAGAACAACATTATGATATTATTTCCGCCTTTATAAAATCAATACGAGGAAGTGATCCCAATGCTGCTGTTTATTGGTTAGCTCGAATGATTGAAGGTGGCGAAGATGTAAAATTTATTGCAAGAAGAATGTTAATCCTTGCCAGCGAAGATATTGGAAATGCCAATCCAACTGCATTGGTTATGGCCAACAATACTTTTCAAGCGGTTTCAATTATAGGCTATCCAGAAGCAAGGATTATATTGAGTCAATGTGCCGTCTATTTAGCCACTTCTCCGAAGAGTAATGCCTCTTACGAAGCTATCGGAAAAGCTATGCAATTAGTTAGGGAAACAGGTGATTTATCAGTTCCCCTTCATTTACGAAATGCCCCAACAAAATTGATGAAAGATTTGGGATATGGTGAAAATTATAAGTATGCCCATAGTTATGACCAGAATTTCATCGACCAGGAATTCCTTCCTGACGAAATTTCAAATACAACCATTTATACACCTGGAACTAATCAACGGGAAAATGCCCAACGTGAATTTTTAAAAAAACGTTGGAAGGATAAGTACAAATACTAGTTAAAACTTAATGAAAAGGACTTCGTTTTTTACCGAGGTATCGGACGAGCTCATAATCCATTGCTCACCATCTTTGTAGACCAGAGCATTTTTATCTTTCACCAAATAAACGTTTTTAAGTCCGGTATTCAATAAAACCATAACTTTCTTTGGCTCAGTATCAATTAATTGATATCCATTATCCAATGGTTGAGCGTATAACCAATCAATATCTTCGGTTTTTGGAGTTGGCACTGGCTCTTTAATCTGTTGTATCTGCGGC belongs to Aegicerativicinus sediminis and includes:
- a CDS encoding replication-associated recombination protein A, coding for MNEPLAERLRPKTLEDYLSQPHLIGDNGVIKQQIKQGAIASMILWGPPGTGKTTLANLIAHASGRPFYTLSAINSGVKDVREVIEKAKNSGGLFTTKNPILFIDEIHRFSKSQQDSLLQAVEKGWVTLIGATTENPSFEVIPALLSRCQVYILNPFSKENLETLLKRAISRDDLLSKRSIDIKETEALIRLSGGDARKLLNIFELIINTFPPAEKIEITNEIVLQKIQQNVARYDKTGEQHYDIISAFIKSIRGSDPNAAVYWLARMIEGGEDVKFIARRMLILASEDIGNANPTALVMANNTFQAVSIIGYPEARIILSQCAVYLATSPKSNASYEAIGKAMQLVRETGDLSVPLHLRNAPTKLMKDLGYGENYKYAHSYDQNFIDQEFLPDEISNTTIYTPGTNQRENAQREFLKKRWKDKYKY